A genomic region of Numenius arquata chromosome 21, bNumArq3.hap1.1, whole genome shotgun sequence contains the following coding sequences:
- the MARCKSL1 gene encoding MARCKS-related protein: MGSQGSKAAKAEASAPPTGHAAATEPGKANGQENGHLRFNGDMTPKAVGEGAPVNGNGSAEPLQEESKGEAGGGDAIEPAPPAEEGDAKPEGAAAPKDTPKKKKKFSFKKSFKLSGISFRKNKKEAGDSSGSSPMEEQGKAEENPACSAGGTEPSAPPEEGTAEEQGSPGESSDGQQQGSKEPKAAEAGEEEEEEEEEKQQPGGESPGDTAKPEDPSKPAGPEPTTAPVAAAEQKEE, translated from the exons ATGGGCAGCCAGGGCTCCAAGGCGGCCAAGGCGGAGGCCAGCGCTCCGCCAACCGGCCACGCCGCCGCCACCGAGCCCGGTAAAGCCAACGGGCAG GAAAATGGCCATTTGAGGTTCAACGGGGACATGACGCCCAAGGCGGTCGGCGAAGGGGCCCCCGTGAACGGGAACGGCTCGGCCGAACCCCTccaggaggagagcaagggggaggcgggcggcggggacgccATCgagcccgctccccccgccgAAGAGGGGGATGCCAAACCCGAAGGTGCCGCGGCCCCTAAGGACACccccaagaagaagaagaagttcTCCTTCAAGAAATCCTTCAAACTGAGCGGGATCTCGTTcaggaagaacaagaaagaagCCGGGGACTCCTCGGGGTCCTCTCCGAtggaggagcaggggaaggcGGAGGAGAACCCCGCTTGCTCGGCAGGGGGGACGGAGCCGTCGGCTCCCCCCGAGGAGGGGACAGcggaggagcagggcagccccggggagAGCAGcgatgggcagcagcagggatcCAAGGAACCCAAGGCTGCGGaagcgggggaggaggaggaggaggaggaggaggagaagcagcagccggGGGGGGAAAGCCCCGGGGACACAGCCAAACCAGAGGATCCCTCAAAACCCGCGGGGCCCGAGCCCACGACAGCCCCCGTGGCGGCAGCGGAGCAGAAGGAAGAGTAG